The Paralichthys olivaceus isolate ysfri-2021 chromosome 9, ASM2471397v2, whole genome shotgun sequence genome contains a region encoding:
- the uqcrq gene encoding cytochrome b-c1 complex subunit 8, with amino-acid sequence MGRHFGDLAKVRHVITYSLSPFEQKAFPNYFSKGIPNVWRRTTTSFFKVAPPMILMYLTYSWGNSVHQQGKRKNLSDYENDE; translated from the exons ATGGGCCGCCACTTTGGAGACTTGGCCAAGGTCAGGCATGTAATCACATACAGCCTGTCCCCATTTGAACAGAAGGCTTTCCCTAACTACTTCTCCAAGGGAATCCCCAATGTGTGGAGAAGGACCACAACATCTTTCTTCAAAGTTGCCCCCC CGATGATCCTCATGTACCTGACATACAGCTGGGGCAACAGTGTCCATCAGCAGGGCAAGAGAAAGAATCTTTCCGACTATGAGAACGATGAATAG
- the gdf9 gene encoding growth/differentiatio, giving the protein MGKSILMSAALRSLRTVVPLLLLLTCSRPLLGSSVAAPGAALRSLGELSYPYSSIYSPLLKALSEHGGPSWSRGLKKKTRPEHRYMKYLTEVYKPSSRVQRSLDGSTIYNTVRLIKPQDECLARSNKESCMQDLSYSLDQVRTKEQLLKSALLYNFDHDGPVPINSVCYLSVKEQEQSNSCLLCPVIHHPVNFTTDADGRSRKDWVEVDVTSFVQPLLKFQKKNIHLLINVTCPEEQRVRDDGSKGPLELTLRPPRLLLYLHDASKIKQQKSLVDAEEGEKPSTAANAFHKQMVLKPEQRFGRKRRWKRQSLKSKRGDKTLDMQLPELLPSSVFPTSYCALYDFRVRFSQLKLDSWIVFPPKYNPRYCRGICPRAMGFIYGSPVHTMVQNIIYEELDSSVPRPSCIPSRYSPLSVMMFEEDGSYVYKELEDMIATRCTCR; this is encoded by the exons ATGGGGAAATCAATCCTGATGTCAGCCGCCCTCCGTTCACTCCGCACGGTtgtccccctgctgctgctgctcacctgcAGCCGCCCGCTGCTCGGGTCCTCTGTGGCCGCCCCCGGTGCTGCACTGCGCAGCCTGGGCGAGCTGAGCTACCCGTACAGCAGCATATACTCCCCGCTGCTCAAAGCCCTGTCAGAGCACGGAGGGCCCAGCTGGAGCCGGGGCCTCAAGAAGAAGACGAGGCCAGAGCACCGGTACATGAAATATCTGACCGAGGTTTACAAGCCGTCCTCCAGGGTGCAGAGGAGTCTGGACGGGAGCACAATCTACAACACGGTGCGGCTGATCAAGCCCCAAGATGAATGCCTTGCGCGAAGTAATAAAG AAAGTTGTATGCAGGATCTTTCCTACAGTCTAGATCAAGTAAGAACAAAAGAACAGCTTCTCAAGTCAGCTCTGCTGTACAATTTTGACCATGACGGCCCTGTGCCCATAAACTCTGTTTGCTACCTGAGTGTCAAGGAGCAGGAGCAGTCAAACAGTTGTCTGCTGTGTCCCGTGATCCACCATCCTGTGAACTTTACAACCGACGCTGACGGGAGGAGCAGGAAGGACTGGGTGGAGGTGGACGTCACCTCATTTGTCCAGCCTCTCTTAAAGTTTCAGAAGAAGAACATACACCTGCTCATCAACGTCACCTGTCCAGAGGAACAAAGAGTCAGGGACGATGGGAGTAAAGGCCCACTGGAGCTCACCCTGAGGCCCCCTCGTCTGCTTCTTTATCTCCATGACGCAAGCAAAATCAAGCAACAGAAGTCACTGGTCGATGCGGAAGAGGGTGAAAAGCCAAGCACTGCAGCGAACGCGTTTCATAAGCAGATGGTTCTCAAACCAGAACAAAGGTTTGGGCGTAAAAGGAGATGGAAGAGACAATCTCTGAAGAGCAAACGAGGTGATAAAACCCTGGATATGCAgctgcctgagctgctcccgAGCTCTGTATTTCCAACTAGTTACTGTGCCTTGTATGACTTCAGAGTGCGATTCAGCCAACTTAAACTGGACAGCTGGATTGTTTTTCCTCCAAAGTACAATCCCAGATACTGCAGAGGCATCTGCCCGAGGGCCATGGGTTTCATCTACGGCTCACCGGTCCACACCATGGTGCAAAACATCATCTATGAGGAGCTTGACTCCTCTGTGCCCCGGCCCTCGTGTATTCCCTCCCGCTACAGCCCACTGAGTGTCATGATGTTTGAGGAGGACGGATCTTACGTCTACAAGGAGCTTGAAGACATGATTGCCACGAGGTGCACGTGTCGCTAA
- the sowahab gene encoding ankyrin repeat domain-containing protein SOWAHA, translating to MALTQESVLSFLLEHGGKVKNSELVNYFRSQINCSDPAEKQHNRDLFKRLVNSVAVVRQIDEVKFVVVKKRYQDFVKEHDAPPEPQMDLSFSGCTSPHRAEAARKIYSDIENNNIDCPLNTNCNYHYGGDGKHVPAGSVRKRIPLSRSVSSVDATTVKVLNISGDHESKARKSGAVFAVIAVKSPQRDRAPAVDRSHSQVHGLQSSDKTITSVTEASAPSVTLHSNFQACKKDAVREPQVQKTRQTEDMHPPGFPQVRPQNKMRQSEEAKDTESVPLEPLAHEWLVKCAAGLWGQIHALLLQDTRLAQKQDFMSGFTALHWAAKDGNSEMIHKLMKISRKRGTYINVNSKSHGGYTPLHIAAMHGHTQVMVLLVQRFGARVNERDNAGKKAFHYLGEDVSAEVRALLGGLQQARERTEEDDYREHPKGFNTISKLFQPHIGRKHKTTAKFAQDW from the coding sequence ATGGCTCTGACCCAGGAGTCCGTCCTGTCCTTTTTACTGGAACACGGAGGGAAGGTGAAGAACTCGGAGCTCGTGAACTATTTCAGGAGCCAAATCAACTGCAGTGATCCCGCGGAGAAGCAGCACAATAGAGATCTTTTCAAGCGGCTGGTGAACAGCGTCGCTGTGGTCAGACAGATCGACGAGGTAAAGTTTGTGGTCGTGAAGAAAAGGTACCAGGACTTTGTTAAAGAGCACGATGCACCGCCCGAACCTCAGATGGACCTCAGTTTCTCAGGCTGCACATCTCCTCATCGAGCCGAGGCAGCCAGGAAGATTTATTCAGacattgaaaacaacaacatagaCTGTCCACTTAACACGAATTGCAATTATCATTATGGTGGTGATGGCAAGCATGTGCCTGCAGGGAGTGTACGGAAGAGAATACCCTTATCCAGGAGTGTAAGCAGTGTTGACGCGACCACTGTCAAAGTTTTAAATATCTCCGGAGATCATGAGAGCAAAGCAAGGAAATCTGGAGCTGTATTTGCTGTGATAGCAGTGAAATCCCCACAGAGAGACCGTGCACCAGCAGTAGATAGATCACATTCCCAAGTGCATGGGCTTCAATcttcagacaaaacaatcacatcAGTTACTGAGGCTTCTGCACCGTCAGTAACTCTACATTCTAACTTCCAAGCATGCAAGAAGGATGCAGTGAGGGAACCGCAAGTCCAGAAAACCAGACAAACAGAGGACATGCACCCTCCAGGATTTCCCCAAGTGAGGCCCCAAAACAAGATGAGACAATCAGAAGAGGCTAAGGACACTGAGTCGGTGCCTCTGGAGCCATTAGCTCATGAGTGGTTGGTGAAGTGTGCTGCTGGACTGTGGGGGCAGATccatgctctgctgctgcaggacacaCGGTTAGCACAGAAACAAGACTTCATGTCAGGTTTCACAGCACTGCACTGGGCCGCCAAGGACGGCAACAGCGAGATGATACACAAGCTCATGAAGATCTCCAGGAAGAGAGGCACTTACATTAACGTCAACAGCAAATCACATGGAGGATACACTCCTTTACACATCGCAGCCATGCACGGCCACACTCAGGTGATGGTTCTGCTTGTGCAGAGGTTTGGAGCCAGAGTTAATGAGAGAGATAATGCCGGAAAGAAGGCCTTTCACTACCTGGGTGAAGATGTGTCAGCTGAGGTCAGAGCACTTCTGGGAGGACTGCAGCAGGCtagggagaggacagaggaagacGACTACAGAGAGCACCCCAAAGGCTTCAACACTATAAGTAAACTGTTCCAGCCTCACATAGGGAGGAAACACAAGACTACTGCAAAGTTTGCTCAGGACTGGTGA